A genomic stretch from Blastocatellia bacterium includes:
- a CDS encoding LamG-like jellyroll fold domain-containing protein, with the protein MRHSRKLAVFILTLTCALYSLAALAHSSVREQKLGHKTLADHSPAAIAGLSKADQATRSQVSEAYGKLPLSFEINRGQVANPVKFLSRGSGYTLLLTPTGAIISLPKNQPEGTDPLARDGLSQTDAEASATTFGMSLVGANSHPRINGLDELPGKSNYLMGSEASQCFTNIANFARVKYGQVYPGIDMIYYGNQGQLEYDFILAPHADPGRIRLSYEGVDRLEIDESGNLVLDIAGQLIRQHKPLIYQEVNGQRREVAGGYSIMKGQRVGFKVAAFDHSKSLLIDPTIAYSTGIGGGSAQGIAVDAAGSAYVTGYVTTPTALVTTEGPLPSTTLDSRYKYIFIAKLNPTGNALVYSTLIAGRGGLGKSIAVDAAGNAYITGTITGDVGGDFPLVNSWRTFPLINGAAILTKISADGTQLLFSTLIGHFSTGSDVAVDNSGNAYVAGPISSQLEVTANAYQPNYGGGAADAFLAKVNTNLSGISALTYCTYLGSTGVDGADVNADGTSVAVDNSGNAYIAGITDSGGFPTRNATQPTIGGNLDAFVAHINTNLSGDASLIYSTFLGGSNIDGARGIAIDAAHNAYVTGYTYSTDFPLKNPAQATRKGSSDAFIFKLDAGGALVYSTYLGGTGNENSQDIAVDPAGNACITGQTDSATFGPPLPSDGYFGIKNMFVAKLSASGSSVIYANYIATYSAGLVAYDVGLSIATDSSGCVYIAGATSATGYPKVNPLPYNVGRFGSAVATKICSGDTGTPPTCGSPITAGLAAYWPEDGNANDVAGANDPTATNAIGFVPGKLSQGVTFGGLGFIDIPDNGSLDNQQFTLSAWARPDGPGPNNDTLGGSVLIQKGLPFPQGATAVSTGIWWSAVDNRFTLGIGEVTSQSVRSTDAFPPGQFYQVTGTYDGTTLRLFVNGQPEGEKAIATTLVYDQSLPWTIGSTAAIFRAVGFPRTWNGVIDDVKIYNRALSSDEIVCNSTPPSTASCVTSRWLAEGNAADAAGTNGGTLKNGAAFAAGYTGQGFSLDGNNAYVEVPVNTPEFNTPASFTWEAWINPTSLASNPVVFSKESDLYNRAGLQILTDGSLCSYMNSGGCAAVSAPGLISTCAFTKVTLLYDGSTHQLVTYVNGSQVSSATVAAPYNNTAPFNIGWSPFGSGNTHLPGRIDDVSFSSCAVPPSASQSVATGCGTTPPSSSCSGNPGGVFVTGHDPDFTAAAGGNFAGGQHLIQKSIAYVTHGKANPRILLVMDMQPPAGTNSDSRLAMVASGFGTFDVADYGSGQGGALDLHTVNFGNYDVIVVASDYGGWLKQAELDVLNARQSDIANFVNGGGGLVAFAESGSNDGGVPSTTHGRFDFVPFPVHAQSRVEFESGNTLTAAGLALGLTNADINNGNFLFDFFNSDSGMDVIDRDPSGGIISLATQRCITPTPCIGGSILLDDNFDSENGGVGAGVYTGFANWDVTKGSIDLIGPNGFLTNTGLYVDLDGTGGGSAGTLVTRKSFTLNPGTYQLQFDLAGNSRNNDPDTVNVSLGNVYFESFTLNGTAPVRTIIRTINVTTATTGRLVFEHLGYDFVGLLLDNVKLQTLTCGGSGTPPGCSATVTVPGTSNPWLAGMPAGSTDAGNDAAPQQSPALVTGVSVTGGAQLNFSATGAVGFCNCGVDGPDGSAGSGGHSGGSDGSVNGIGQIVTTWNSLVGVFLDDSQPDSSPAPTNVLNFSTLASRDYLTLSPALKQPFFIGDGQTSAGATQTIIAPAGATRLFLGTMDGSGWYNNVGSFTVTVGGACIATPPTPSTPPPSIGGGLPPDGGIMGPGSGYTPVAPGRYHTTLAGTGHPGCSIQVTVNDPARPVNNITLTTPVDASGNWSLGLDLYDCDPEIDIVQICDGVPSDPIKRHIYVDGTPPVFTNGGPGDGTDYTGSGGTATIILDGGAGDPGQAIHLPPGDGVTYEWHLFGPGGGDILLGGGGGSYWSFTGGGGILTINLPPGDYFIEEHVCDTAGNCFVKRCHHRVCAHLTVTSGLPGDGGIYGPGDGVTIGKVTRVVTGTGNPGCSVQVAVTDPTHPQLVDNNKSYTVPIDNSGNWSLPLTLDDCDPVVTVTEICDGVSDGGDVIRQHVYVDGTPPTVGLGDGDIYVGTGGTGGIVLDAGAGDAGSHVPNDGLSYSWYIIPDGGNGVPRLLCGGCPGVYTDNEPAGDYTYQVVVTDRAGNQTTKRCHRRVLKRPTAITYTGDVMIANGGVAVLQGVLTDITPPLGATPVPVVGRTVTLTLGSGPGAQSCSGVTDATGFVRCTINPVNQPLGPGGVATDVFAGDDVYLPSNNGAQTLIFAFPSATGDFVIGDLNAQVGNQVTFWGAQWENLNSMSGGPSNNGFKGWENQNSANPPRCGGTWTTGPGNSSGPPSTIPSYMGVIVSSAISKSGPNTTGNIPKIVIVRTNAGYNSNAGHAGTGTVVAVFCQ; encoded by the coding sequence ATGAGACATTCAAGAAAGTTGGCGGTCTTCATCCTGACGCTAACCTGCGCGCTGTACAGCCTCGCCGCGCTCGCCCACTCTTCAGTCCGGGAACAGAAGTTGGGCCACAAGACTCTCGCAGATCATTCGCCCGCCGCAATCGCGGGCCTTTCCAAAGCCGACCAGGCCACCCGCTCGCAGGTGAGCGAAGCCTATGGCAAGCTGCCGCTGAGTTTTGAGATCAATCGCGGGCAGGTCGCCAACCCTGTGAAGTTCCTTTCGCGCGGCAGCGGCTACACCCTGTTGCTGACCCCGACGGGGGCCATCATTTCGCTCCCTAAAAATCAGCCGGAGGGTACCGACCCCCTGGCTCGTGACGGGCTTTCGCAGACGGACGCCGAGGCGAGCGCCACAACCTTCGGCATGAGTTTGGTCGGCGCGAATTCTCATCCTCGTATAAATGGCTTAGACGAACTGCCCGGCAAGAGCAACTACCTGATGGGTAGTGAGGCGAGCCAGTGCTTCACTAATATTGCAAATTTTGCCAGAGTCAAGTACGGGCAGGTCTACCCCGGCATCGATATGATTTACTATGGCAACCAGGGCCAGTTGGAATACGACTTTATCCTTGCCCCGCACGCCGACCCCGGCAGGATCAGATTAAGTTATGAGGGCGTTGACCGGCTGGAGATAGACGAAAGCGGCAACCTCGTACTCGACATCGCGGGCCAACTGATCCGCCAGCACAAGCCATTAATCTATCAGGAAGTCAACGGCCAACGCCGCGAAGTCGCCGGCGGTTACTCCATCATGAAAGGCCAGCGGGTCGGCTTCAAAGTCGCGGCCTTTGATCATTCCAAATCGTTGCTGATCGATCCGACAATCGCCTACTCGACAGGCATCGGCGGTGGCAGCGCTCAGGGCATCGCCGTCGACGCCGCCGGCAGCGCCTATGTCACAGGCTACGTAACCACACCAACCGCGCTGGTCACCACCGAAGGGCCGCTGCCTTCGACCACCCTGGATAGCCGATACAAGTATATTTTTATAGCCAAGCTGAACCCGACGGGCAATGCGCTGGTCTATTCGACGCTGATCGCAGGCCGCGGCGGGTTAGGCAAGAGCATCGCCGTCGATGCGGCGGGCAATGCCTACATCACCGGCACCATCACGGGCGATGTCGGGGGCGATTTCCCGCTGGTTAATTCATGGCGCACCTTCCCGCTCATCAATGGAGCGGCGATTCTGACGAAGATAAGCGCCGACGGCACGCAACTGCTCTTCTCGACCCTCATCGGCCATTTCTCAACCGGCTCCGATGTCGCGGTCGACAATTCCGGCAACGCTTATGTCGCCGGGCCGATCTCCAGCCAGCTCGAAGTCACCGCCAATGCCTACCAGCCGAACTATGGCGGCGGCGCGGCGGATGCCTTTCTGGCGAAGGTCAACACCAACCTGTCGGGAATCTCTGCGCTCACCTACTGCACCTACCTCGGCAGCACAGGCGTTGATGGCGCAGATGTCAATGCAGATGGCACGTCGGTGGCCGTAGATAATTCGGGCAATGCGTATATCGCCGGGATAACGGATTCAGGTGGCTTCCCGACTCGCAACGCCACGCAGCCGACCATCGGCGGTAACCTTGACGCGTTCGTAGCCCATATCAATACCAACCTCTCCGGCGACGCCTCGCTGATCTACTCCACCTTCCTGGGCGGCTCAAACATAGACGGCGCGCGCGGCATTGCGATTGATGCGGCGCACAACGCCTACGTGACCGGCTATACCTACTCGACCGACTTCCCTCTAAAGAATCCGGCGCAGGCGACCAGAAAGGGCAGCAGCGACGCGTTCATCTTCAAGCTCGACGCCGGCGGCGCGCTCGTCTACTCGACCTACCTGGGCGGCACAGGCAACGAGAATTCTCAGGACATCGCCGTAGACCCTGCGGGCAATGCCTGCATCACCGGCCAAACCGATTCGGCCACCTTTGGGCCGCCGCTGCCCTCGGACGGTTACTTCGGCATCAAGAATATGTTCGTCGCCAAGCTGAGCGCGAGCGGCTCAAGCGTCATCTACGCGAATTACATTGCCACCTACTCGGCCGGGCTGGTGGCTTATGACGTGGGCCTCAGCATCGCCACCGATTCGTCGGGCTGCGTCTACATCGCCGGCGCCACCAGCGCGACCGGTTATCCGAAAGTCAACCCGCTGCCCTACAATGTCGGGAGGTTTGGCTCTGCCGTTGCGACGAAGATCTGTTCAGGCGACACGGGCACGCCTCCGACTTGCGGCTCGCCGATCACTGCGGGACTGGCCGCCTACTGGCCCGAAGACGGCAACGCCAACGATGTCGCCGGCGCGAATGACCCGACGGCGACGAATGCCATCGGCTTCGTGCCGGGCAAGCTGTCTCAGGGCGTCACGTTCGGCGGCCTCGGCTTCATTGACATCCCCGATAATGGCAGCCTTGATAACCAGCAATTCACCCTGTCCGCATGGGCGAGACCCGATGGCCCTGGCCCGAACAATGATACGTTGGGCGGCAGTGTCCTCATCCAGAAGGGGCTGCCCTTCCCGCAGGGCGCGACGGCGGTGTCAACCGGCATCTGGTGGAGCGCCGTTGACAACCGCTTCACGCTCGGCATCGGCGAGGTTACCTCGCAGTCCGTCCGCTCGACCGACGCGTTCCCGCCGGGGCAGTTCTATCAGGTCACAGGAACGTATGACGGGACGACGCTCAGGCTGTTCGTCAACGGTCAGCCCGAAGGCGAGAAGGCCATCGCTACCACTCTGGTCTACGACCAATCCCTCCCCTGGACCATCGGCTCGACGGCGGCGATCTTCCGTGCCGTCGGCTTCCCGCGCACCTGGAACGGTGTGATTGACGACGTGAAAATTTACAACCGCGCCTTGAGCAGTGACGAGATCGTCTGCAACAGCACGCCGCCCTCGACGGCTTCGTGTGTCACCAGCCGCTGGCTTGCTGAAGGCAATGCGGCTGATGCTGCGGGCACGAACGGCGGCACGCTCAAGAACGGCGCGGCCTTCGCGGCGGGCTATACCGGGCAGGGGTTCAGCCTCGACGGCAACAACGCCTACGTCGAAGTCCCCGTGAACACGCCGGAGTTCAACACCCCCGCCTCGTTCACCTGGGAAGCCTGGATCAATCCGACCAGCCTGGCCAGTAACCCGGTTGTCTTCAGCAAAGAGAGTGACCTTTACAACCGCGCAGGCTTGCAGATTCTCACCGACGGCAGCCTGTGCAGTTACATGAATTCGGGCGGTTGTGCGGCGGTCTCGGCACCGGGCCTTATCTCGACCTGCGCCTTTACCAAAGTGACGCTGCTCTATGACGGCTCGACACATCAGCTCGTGACCTATGTCAATGGCTCACAGGTCAGCAGCGCGACGGTGGCAGCGCCGTACAACAATACTGCGCCTTTCAACATCGGTTGGAGTCCGTTCGGCTCTGGCAACACGCACTTACCTGGCCGGATTGACGACGTCAGCTTTTCAAGCTGCGCGGTGCCGCCGTCCGCGTCGCAGAGTGTCGCGACCGGTTGCGGCACGACACCGCCATCATCGTCTTGCAGTGGGAATCCGGGCGGCGTCTTTGTCACGGGACATGACCCGGATTTCACGGCAGCCGCAGGCGGGAACTTTGCAGGCGGACAGCACCTCATTCAGAAATCCATTGCCTACGTCACTCATGGGAAGGCGAACCCGCGAATCTTGTTGGTCATGGATATGCAACCGCCTGCGGGCACGAACTCGGACTCGCGGCTTGCGATGGTTGCGTCGGGCTTCGGCACGTTCGACGTTGCAGACTATGGGTCAGGCCAGGGCGGGGCGCTCGATCTGCACACCGTCAATTTCGGCAATTACGATGTCATTGTGGTCGCGTCCGACTACGGCGGATGGTTGAAGCAAGCCGAGCTGGACGTGCTCAATGCTCGGCAGAGTGACATCGCTAACTTCGTCAACGGCGGCGGCGGCCTGGTCGCTTTCGCGGAATCGGGGAGCAACGACGGCGGCGTACCCAGCACCACCCATGGCCGTTTCGACTTCGTGCCATTCCCGGTCCACGCTCAGTCTCGTGTTGAGTTTGAGTCTGGCAATACGCTGACGGCGGCTGGTCTGGCGCTCGGCTTGACCAATGCCGACATCAACAATGGGAATTTTCTCTTCGATTTCTTCAACAGTGACAGCGGCATGGACGTGATCGACAGAGACCCATCCGGCGGGATCATTTCGCTCGCCACTCAGAGGTGCATCACGCCGACGCCGTGTATCGGCGGCTCTATTCTTTTGGATGATAACTTCGATTCGGAGAATGGCGGCGTCGGAGCCGGGGTCTATACCGGTTTTGCAAATTGGGATGTCACCAAAGGCAGTATTGACTTGATTGGCCCGAACGGCTTTTTGACCAACACCGGCCTGTACGTTGACCTTGACGGCACGGGAGGCGGGAGTGCTGGCACGTTGGTCACACGAAAGTCATTCACACTGAATCCCGGCACCTACCAGTTACAGTTCGATCTAGCCGGGAACAGTAGGAACAACGACCCGGATACCGTGAACGTCAGTCTGGGCAATGTCTACTTCGAGAGCTTCACGCTGAATGGGACGGCTCCTGTGCGAACCATTATACGGACCATCAACGTGACGACAGCAACAACCGGGAGGTTAGTGTTCGAACATTTGGGATACGACTTTGTCGGACTCTTGCTCGACAACGTCAAGTTGCAAACGCTGACCTGTGGCGGCTCGGGTACGCCGCCAGGGTGTTCCGCCACCGTGACTGTTCCCGGCACGTCGAACCCCTGGCTGGCCGGAATGCCTGCCGGCTCGACCGACGCGGGCAATGATGCTGCGCCGCAGCAATCGCCTGCGCTTGTCACCGGAGTATCCGTAACCGGCGGCGCTCAGCTCAATTTTTCGGCTACTGGAGCCGTGGGCTTTTGTAATTGCGGAGTAGATGGGCCGGATGGAAGCGCGGGGTCGGGAGGCCATAGTGGCGGCTCTGATGGAAGCGTAAACGGCATCGGCCAAATCGTCACGACGTGGAACTCACTCGTCGGCGTGTTTCTCGATGACAGCCAGCCCGATTCTTCTCCGGCTCCCACAAACGTGCTGAACTTCTCTACGCTTGCGAGCCGCGACTACCTGACGCTGTCCCCGGCTCTGAAGCAGCCATTCTTCATCGGCGACGGCCAGACCAGTGCCGGCGCGACACAAACGATCATTGCTCCGGCGGGCGCAACTCGTCTGTTCCTGGGCACGATGGATGGCTCCGGTTGGTACAACAACGTCGGCTCATTCACGGTTACGGTGGGCGGCGCTTGTATCGCAACGCCGCCAACGCCGTCAACGCCGCCTCCATCTATCGGCGGCGGGCTGCCGCCCGATGGCGGCATTATGGGGCCGGGCAGCGGATACACGCCGGTCGCACCGGGCCGCTACCACACGACCTTGGCCGGCACCGGCCACCCCGGCTGCTCTATCCAGGTCACCGTCAATGACCCGGCGCGCCCGGTCAACAACATCACCCTTACCACGCCGGTTGACGCCTCGGGCAACTGGTCGTTGGGCCTCGACCTCTACGACTGCGACCCTGAAATTGACATCGTGCAAATCTGCGACGGTGTGCCGAGCGATCCGATTAAACGGCACATCTACGTTGACGGCACACCGCCTGTGTTCACCAATGGCGGGCCGGGCGACGGCACCGATTACACAGGCTCAGGCGGCACGGCGACGATCATCCTCGACGGCGGCGCGGGCGATCCGGGTCAGGCGATTCACTTGCCACCGGGCGATGGCGTCACCTACGAATGGCATCTGTTCGGGCCGGGTGGCGGTGACATCCTCTTGGGCGGTGGCGGCGGCTCGTACTGGAGCTTCACGGGTGGCGGCGGCATCCTCACCATCAACCTGCCGCCGGGTGATTATTTCATCGAAGAGCATGTCTGTGACACGGCAGGCAACTGCTTCGTCAAGCGCTGCCACCATAGAGTCTGCGCTCATCTGACGGTGACCAGCGGCCTGCCCGGCGACGGAGGCATCTACGGGCCGGGCGACGGCGTGACCATCGGCAAGGTGACTCGCGTTGTCACTGGCACCGGCAATCCCGGTTGCAGCGTTCAAGTCGCCGTCACCGACCCGACTCACCCGCAGCTCGTAGACAATAACAAGTCCTACACGGTGCCGATTGACAATTCGGGCAATTGGTCATTGCCGCTCACTCTCGACGACTGCGACCCGGTGGTCACGGTCACGGAAATCTGCGACGGCGTGAGCGACGGCGGCGATGTCATCCGCCAGCACGTCTACGTTGACGGGACGCCGCCGACCGTGGGGCTTGGCGACGGCGACATCTACGTCGGCACGGGCGGCACGGGCGGCATCGTGCTTGACGCAGGAGCCGGCGATGCGGGCTCGCACGTTCCCAACGATGGCCTGAGCTATTCGTGGTACATCATCCCTGACGGCGGCAACGGTGTGCCGAGGCTGCTGTGCGGCGGTTGCCCTGGCGTCTACACCGACAATGAGCCGGCGGGGGATTATACCTATCAGGTCGTGGTCACAGATCGCGCCGGCAACCAGACGACGAAGCGTTGTCACCGCCGCGTCTTGAAGCGACCGACGGCGATTACTTACACGGGTGACGTGATGATTGCCAACGGCGGCGTGGCCGTCTTGCAAGGCGTGCTTACGGACATCACGCCGCCGCTCGGCGCGACGCCTGTGCCGGTCGTCGGTCGCACCGTGACGCTGACGCTCGGCAGCGGCCCCGGCGCGCAGAGCTGTAGCGGCGTGACCGACGCAACGGGCTTCGTCCGCTGCACGATCAACCCGGTCAACCAGCCGCTCGGCCCCGGTGGCGTGGCTACGGACGTCTTCGCCGGCGATGACGTCTACCTGCCGTCGAATAACGGGGCGCAGACACTGATCTTCGCCTTCCCGTCGGCGACCGGCGACTTCGTCATCGGCGACCTGAACGCGCAGGTCGGCAATCAGGTCACCTTCTGGGGCGCGCAGTGGGAGAATCTCAATTCCATGAGCGGCGGCCCGTCGAACAATGGCTTCAAGGGCTGGGAGAATCAGAACAGCGCCAACCCGCCGAGGTGTGGCGGGACGTGGACGACCGGCCCCGGCAACAGCTCAGGCCCGCCGTCTACGATTCCGTCCTATATGGGGGTGATTGTGTCGAGCGCCATCAGTAAGTCGGGCCCGAACACCACCGGCAACATTCCGAAGATCGTCATCGTCAGGACGAATGCCGGTTACAACTCGAATGCAGGCCATGCGGGAACGGGAACCGTCGTCGCCGTCTTCTGTCAGTAA
- a CDS encoding sigma-70 family RNA polymerase sigma factor yields the protein MSHSEGITRLLVQWSGGDERALEQLTALVYDELRRLAAGYLRGQRPDHTLQATALVHEAYLELLDLRHIEWQSRAHFIGIAARAMRHILIDYARQQSAQKRGGGQIALSLSRAERLAPTRDVNLVALGDAFKVFEKKYPRQAQVVELHFFGGLKVEEIPAVLAADEVAVSQRTVERDLRFARAWLLGAIKEE from the coding sequence ATGTCGCATTCCGAGGGGATTACCAGACTTTTAGTGCAATGGAGCGGCGGCGACGAGCGGGCGCTCGAACAACTGACGGCGCTGGTTTATGACGAGCTGCGCCGCCTGGCCGCGGGCTATCTGCGCGGCCAGCGGCCCGACCATACCCTGCAAGCCACCGCCCTGGTGCATGAGGCCTATCTGGAGTTGCTCGACTTGCGGCACATCGAGTGGCAGAGCCGGGCGCATTTTATCGGCATCGCGGCCCGCGCCATGCGCCACATCCTGATCGATTACGCGCGCCAGCAGTCGGCACAAAAGCGCGGCGGCGGCCAGATCGCGCTCTCTTTGAGCCGCGCCGAACGCCTCGCCCCGACGCGCGACGTCAATCTCGTGGCGCTCGGCGACGCTTTCAAGGTCTTCGAGAAGAAATATCCTCGCCAGGCGCAGGTCGTCGAGCTGCACTTCTTCGGCGGGCTCAAGGTCGAAGAGATACCCGCCGTCCTTGCCGCCGACGAGGTGGCCGTGTCGCAGCGCACCGTCGAGCGCGACTTGCGATTTGCGCGCGCCTGGCTGCTCGGCGCGATCAAAGAAGAATAA
- a CDS encoding protein kinase, whose translation MNRHDEKVAELFADAINYEPDERSAFLARACEGQPHLLAEVEALLSADEEVEAAGFMREPALKLQASHTARELEESRRGERIGHYEIVSLIGEGGMGEVYLARDLEFDRRVALKLVKGGLKTRAILRRFLSERQILANLQHPNIARLLDGGTSEDGLPYFVMEYVEGEPISDYAEAHRLTLKERLKLFCTVCTAVQFAHQNLIIHRDIKPSNILVTEDGTPKLLDFGIAKLLQAEGEEAELTATAARVMTPEYASPEQVKGEPVTTTSDVYSLGVLLYELLSGRRPYRVKSRKVEEVAKAICEQLPERPSGAATRRGDDAATPSTGSSVAASPRLPVPASQLKGDLDNIVLMALRKEPQRRYSSVSEFSEDIHRHLAGLPVRARKDTFGYRGAKFIRRHRAAFLSAAAAALLFLITGVALFWLIQNHKPVGSVAVLPFVNVNHDAGTEYLANGISNQLLDRLSQVPNLRVATRTAAAHYSADDPAFDPQVAGHALDAEVVLVGRLDEHDDDITASVELFDVSKNHDLWNKQYHYKMSDMLRLEDDISREVVKNLGLKLSGQDEQLLTRRYTDDVEAYQLYLKGRYFWDRRVEGSLEKSLNYYQQALAKDPNYALAYVGLAQAYDTLSYLTPPSQAYPRAEAAAQAALRLDETLPEAHVMLAILKYKYHWDHAGAEREFRRALQMDPNAARTHMYYAGFLMDNGRLDEALIEIDTALRLDPLNLVANSNKALILESSRRYAEAIEQSRKTLQIEPRLAAAHLNLATDLTRQGQFVEALGELREGMKCGGGIEYQAATVYVCALMGNRREAERILGELLRLSRQRYVQPYWLALAYVGLGDQDRAFEWLAKGLTEHSPWMIHTNVAPYFDALHADPRFPDLLHRMNLMP comes from the coding sequence ATGAACCGACATGACGAGAAAGTGGCAGAGCTGTTCGCCGACGCCATCAATTATGAGCCGGATGAGCGGAGCGCCTTTCTCGCCCGCGCCTGCGAAGGCCAGCCGCACCTGTTGGCCGAAGTCGAGGCGCTGCTCTCAGCCGACGAAGAGGTCGAAGCCGCCGGCTTCATGCGCGAGCCGGCGCTCAAGCTACAGGCCAGCCACACCGCCCGCGAGCTGGAAGAATCACGCCGCGGCGAACGCATCGGCCATTATGAAATCGTCTCGCTGATCGGCGAAGGTGGCATGGGCGAAGTCTACCTGGCGCGCGACCTGGAGTTCGACCGCCGGGTGGCGCTCAAGCTCGTCAAAGGCGGCCTGAAGACGCGGGCGATCCTGCGCCGCTTTCTGAGCGAGCGGCAAATCCTGGCCAACCTCCAGCACCCGAACATCGCGCGCTTGCTTGATGGCGGCACCAGCGAAGACGGCCTGCCTTACTTCGTCATGGAGTACGTCGAAGGCGAGCCGATTAGCGACTATGCGGAGGCGCATCGGCTGACCCTGAAAGAGCGGCTCAAGCTGTTTTGCACAGTCTGCACAGCAGTACAGTTCGCGCATCAGAACCTGATCATTCATCGCGACATCAAGCCATCGAACATCCTGGTCACCGAAGACGGCACGCCCAAGCTCTTGGACTTCGGCATCGCCAAGCTGCTGCAAGCCGAAGGCGAAGAGGCGGAGCTGACGGCGACGGCGGCACGCGTGATGACGCCGGAATACGCCAGCCCCGAGCAGGTGAAAGGCGAGCCGGTAACGACGACGAGCGATGTCTATTCGCTCGGCGTGTTGCTTTACGAGTTGCTCTCGGGCCGCCGCCCTTACCGGGTGAAGAGCCGCAAAGTCGAAGAGGTCGCGAAAGCGATCTGCGAACAGTTGCCGGAGCGGCCAAGCGGCGCGGCGACGCGGCGAGGCGACGACGCGGCGACCCCATCAACAGGGTCATCCGTCGCCGCGTCGCCGCGTCTGCCCGTCCCCGCGTCTCAGCTCAAGGGCGATCTGGACAATATCGTCTTGATGGCGCTGCGCAAGGAACCGCAACGCCGTTACAGCTCGGTGAGCGAGTTCTCCGAAGACATCCATCGTCACCTCGCCGGCTTGCCTGTGCGTGCGCGCAAGGACACCTTCGGCTATCGGGGCGCGAAATTCATTCGCCGCCACCGGGCGGCCTTCCTGTCGGCGGCGGCGGCGGCGCTGCTGTTCCTGATTACCGGCGTCGCCCTGTTTTGGCTCATCCAGAATCATAAGCCCGTCGGTTCGGTCGCCGTCCTGCCCTTCGTCAACGTCAACCATGACGCTGGCACCGAATACCTGGCCAACGGGATCTCGAACCAGTTGCTCGACAGGCTCTCGCAGGTGCCGAACCTGCGAGTGGCGACCCGCACCGCCGCGGCACACTACAGCGCGGACGATCCGGCCTTCGACCCGCAAGTGGCAGGTCACGCGCTCGATGCCGAGGTCGTGCTCGTCGGCAGGCTCGACGAGCATGACGACGACATCACGGCCAGCGTCGAGCTTTTCGACGTCAGTAAGAATCATGATCTTTGGAATAAACAGTATCACTACAAGATGTCGGATATGCTGCGCCTCGAAGACGACATCTCGCGGGAAGTGGTCAAGAACCTCGGCTTGAAGTTGAGCGGCCAGGACGAACAGCTCTTAACCCGTCGCTACACGGACGATGTCGAGGCCTATCAACTCTACCTCAAAGGCCGTTACTTCTGGGACAGGCGCGTCGAAGGCAGTCTCGAAAAAAGCCTTAACTATTACCAGCAGGCGCTGGCCAAAGACCCGAACTACGCCCTCGCCTACGTCGGTCTGGCTCAGGCCTACGACACCCTTAGCTATTTGACGCCGCCGTCACAAGCCTACCCGCGAGCCGAAGCGGCGGCGCAGGCGGCGCTGCGTTTGGACGAGACGCTGCCGGAAGCCCACGTGATGCTGGCCATCCTCAAATACAAGTACCACTGGGACCATGCGGGGGCAGAGAGGGAGTTCCGACGCGCCCTGCAAATGGACCCGAACGCCGCCAGGACGCACATGTACTATGCGGGCTTCCTGATGGACAATGGGCGACTGGACGAGGCGCTCATTGAAATTGATACGGCCCTGCGGCTCGACCCTCTCAACCTGGTGGCCAACTCGAACAAGGCATTAATCCTGGAATCGAGCCGCCGCTACGCCGAAGCGATAGAGCAGTCCCGCAAGACGCTGCAAATTGAGCCGCGCCTTGCCGCCGCTCACCTGAACCTGGCCACGGACTTGACCCGACAGGGGCAGTTTGTCGAAGCCCTCGGCGAGTTGCGCGAGGGGATGAAATGCGGTGGCGGCATTGAATATCAGGCAGCGACCGTTTATGTCTGCGCGCTTATGGGTAATCGGCGTGAAGCCGAACGCATTCTGGGCGAATTGCTCAGGCTGTCGCGGCAGCGATATGTTCAGCCATACTGGCTGGCCCTGGCTTATGTGGGTCTGGGTGATCAGGACAGGGCTTTCGAGTGGTTGGCGAAAGGCTTAACCGAACATTCCCCCTGGATGATACACACAAATGTCGCCCCATATTTCGACGCCTTGCACGCTGACCCGCGATTCCCTGACCTCCTTCATCGAATGAACTTGATGCCGTAA